A segment of the Aureliella helgolandensis genome:
GGTGCGGTTAACTCAATGACATCGAATTGATAGCCCCCCGGTCTCAGGTGTGCGATCGCACTAGCGTCCATGTGGAGCGTTGCAAGTGCGGGCAACGTGGCAGCCGCTGGATCCGGAGCGGCAACGTTGGCAACGATCGACAGCCTTGCAGCTGAATCGATTTCCACGCAGGGCGATGCACTGTTGATTCATTGCCTCAGAATGCAGACCAGACTGCCGCCAGCCGACTATCACTGCGACGACAAAACCATTCTAAACGATCGCTATTCCAACCAAAGGAGAGCCTAGGAATAGACAGTAGTGCAAGCAACTCAGGTACCGATGGCGGGAAGTGTTTTTGGCGACTGCAGGCAGCAGTGGTGGTGCGAGAATCTGCGGACTGGCTGCCCCACAGCTGAGCTGCTCAAGCTGGCGGAATCTTGCGAGCCAACGACTCATGATGAACGCAGGCACGATTGAAACCGGCAATTCCCAATCCCCCCTGATTCGCGAGCCGGGGATCCAGCTGGCAAAAGCCAAGCGTGCCGAGCTCCCTGGGGCACACACTCGCATCGTGGCAGTTACGCGAGCCAATCGCAAGCTGCAACCCAAACGCCGGGCAAGCGATCGCCCAACGTGCGATCGACTATCGCAACGTTACAATGTGAGCTCGATGAATTGCGACCCAACTGTGGATAAGCCAAGATGTTCGACGATTTGGGCTAGGCTACGCCCCCCCCTTAGAGCTTGTTGACGAAGATGCCTCAAGCCACAATGGACGACATTTAGTGGTCCGGTTTTATAGTTGGCAGAGGAGTTAATGCCAACGCCGGAGTCCATCAGGTTGCACCTAAGTGTTCCCGTACTTTACCTATATTTTGCAGAAGCTAATTTTACGAGAACACCTCTCCCTCCTTGGTTAAGGAATTCTTCTAGGGAAGCAAGCAATTTCTCGATTTTCTTGTGCACCCTTTCTTCTTGAGATACGACGATGCTCTGATTCGGATAATCAATCGAGAACACTCCTGTGCCTCCACGCTCGCGCCAAGAATCGGGGGCAATGGCTCCACGGATAAGTCTCTCTGCGCTCTGAAGTTGAACGTCGAGAGGTGAATAGGAGCTTATCAGCGGCGCCAGAGAATAAGTTTTGGTGGATAGCCCGCTTTCGTAGCCGATTGGCTTAACGCCGCACAGGTGTGTTAATATTAAAGCGTTGTCGCTGTTTGGTAATTTGCTGTCGCTAGTTGGTAGTGTGTTGTCACTATTTGCTAGTCTGTTGTCGTTAGTTGTTGCTGTGTTGTCGATCGTTGACTGTGCGGTGGCGGAACGAACCATGTCGCCCGGTTTCAAACCGTAGACATATGCGGCGAAAAAAAACGCTGCGACCAGCCAGCCACCAGCACCCAATCCCACCTTCCAATTTCGTTGCATGTCAAATCCTTTTTTTGTCTGCGGGAAGAACATAAGTACCCCCGAACAAATCTGGGGGGGAATGGCCCAATGTGGCTATTGTCACGCAACATTGCCAACAGGTCCAATGCAATCCTGACCAAGTTGGCACAAAATCCAATAAGTTGGCAGAGAAATCAACGCGTAATGCCAGCAATTCCGCCACCCATCTACCGGCAATTGCGACGGGAAATACAGTCACCTTGTGTCTGGGACTAGATTGCGTAGTGTCCGCTATGGTGAGCTCGGTAAGGTCGAATTGATATTCCCCCGATCGCAGGTGGGCGATCACACTGACGCCGATGTGCAGCGTAACAAGGGAATCGCTAGTCCAGACCAACGTGGCTGCAGCCCCAGCGGATGCAACGCGTCCGTGATTGCCATCTTCACGCATCCCGATTAGGCGGCCCGACCCAAGAGGCAGCCCTAGCGCGAGCAGTACAAAGTGGCGAGCTACTACGATTCGCGCTGTCGAGCCACTTCAAGCACAGCACCTCTGCCGAGCCGATCTACCGCAACCGATTCGGCACGCTGTTCCCTCCCAGCCCCCAGCACCACGGTCGAAAAACTGCTGCCCGTCCTGCTGGGAGCTGCTGGCGGTGGTGGCGATACTCACTATCTATTTACACTCACCGCCGCCATGAGCAGTGGCTACGGCACAGCCACAATTCGCACAATGTCCGATGCTGAGGAAATTGAAACAGGCGCAGTAGTGGCCGGGACTCTTGGCCTATTCGATGGGCTCGCAATTGGGCAACGTGGAATCTGCATCAAGTCAGGTGCAAATTATTACGCGATCGGCCCATACGTCACCCAAGTACGTTGGGACGATCCCGACCTGGAATACACAAAGGACGACGGCACCAACTGGACCAACATCGATACAGCTGAGGATTGTTCGTAATGCATTTCTATCCGCTGCACTGGCGTGCCGGGCTGCCAATGTTGATGGGGCACTTGCAAACGATCGGTGGACATTTGGCAAGGACAACTACAGGACCTCGGCATCTAGCAAAATGTGGCGGCTGCGACTGTTGCGGATCGATCGAGTTTGCGAGCGGCACCGATATCTATTCCACGAGCTGTGGCGGATGGTCCGGCGGTGGAACCGATACCGTCTCCGGTCCTGTCGGAGCAATCAGCGTTTGCACGGATCCAGATGGGCAGGACCTGGGTATCGTCGAGTTTACGCGCGAGCAATCCTACAGCAAAACCGGGGAGGCAGATCGAGACTGCTCGATCTATGAAAAGTGGCTTGTGCGAGCTGTGGCAGAGGAAAGCGTTTTCG
Coding sequences within it:
- a CDS encoding molybdopterin-binding domain-containing protein, with product MQRNWKVGLGAGGWLVAAFFFAAYVYGLKPGDMVRSATAQSTIDNTATTNDNRLANSDNTLPTSDSKLPNSDNALILTHLCGVKPIGYESGLSTKTYSLAPLISSYSPLDVQLQSAERLIRGAIAPDSWRERGGTGVFSIDYPNQSIVVSQEERVHKKIEKLLASLEEFLNQGGRGVLVKLASAKYR